A genomic window from Cherax quadricarinatus isolate ZL_2023a chromosome 51, ASM3850222v1, whole genome shotgun sequence includes:
- the LOC128694740 gene encoding probable transcriptional regulatory protein NAMH_0626 isoform X1, with product MAYIWQVCKFVLPPARCVGRESVTCTILHSSLKNSNNNYNVELWRGMAGHSKWSNIKHIKASKDAEKRVVYNKYSRLLKIAIKEGGGTDPHLNSKLAKVIELALGQNMQRSTIKNVIDTYQKSQDNAKSAIIEYKGPGGVFLLTEVLTDNITRTKTTLHSAVRKLNIQEVKGSIRHLFEEKGVVMVSSQGMCLETAMDNAIEIGAEDVEEHEDNLVFTCSPEDFVKVKQGLENLKYTVNYASVDYLPKLSVSISEEEEKQLDVIIKKLEGIDEVIRVHVNV from the exons GTTTGCAAATTTGTATTACCCCCAGCTCGATGTGTAGGAAGGGAGAGTGTTACATGCACGATATTACATAGCTCTTTAAAGAAcagcaataataattataatgtggaACTCTGGAGAGGCATGGCAGGACACAGCAAGTGGTCTAATATAAAACACATCAAAGCAAGCAAAGATGCTGAAAAACGAGTGGTGTACAACAAGTACAGTCGCCTTTTGAAAATAGCCATTAAAG AAGGTGGAGGTACAGATCCACACCTGAACTCCAAGCTTGCCAAAGTTATTGAGCTTGCACTTGGCCAGAATATGCAGCGGTCTACTATAAAAAATGTAATAGATACATATCAG AAATCACAAGATAATGCTAAATCAGCCATTATTGAATATAAAGGACCTGGTGGAGTTTTTCTCCTGACAGAAGTTCTAACAGACAATATAACTCGCACCAAGACAACTCTTCATTCTGCAGTGAGAAAGCTCAA TATCCAGGAAGTTAAAGGAAGTATTCGTCATTTATTTGAAGAGAAAGGGGTTGTGATGGTAAGCAGTCAAGGAATGTGTCTGGAGACTGCTATGGATAATGCTATTGAGATTGGAGCAGAGGATGTAGAGGAACATGAAGACAACTTAGTG TTTACCTGCTCACCTGAGGATTTTGTCAAAGTGAAACAAGGCTTGGAGAACCTCAAATATACCGTAAACTATGCTAGTGTTGATTATTTACCAAAACTTTCTGTTTCTATTTCTGAAGAAGAGGAGAAACAATTGGATGTCATCATCAAGAAGTTAGAAGGCATTGATGAAGTAATTCGAGTCCATGTTAATGTTTAA
- the LOC128694740 gene encoding probable transcriptional regulatory protein NAMH_0626 isoform X2: MLQHQVCKFVLPPARCVGRESVTCTILHSSLKNSNNNYNVELWRGMAGHSKWSNIKHIKASKDAEKRVVYNKYSRLLKIAIKEGGGTDPHLNSKLAKVIELALGQNMQRSTIKNVIDTYQKSQDNAKSAIIEYKGPGGVFLLTEVLTDNITRTKTTLHSAVRKLNIQEVKGSIRHLFEEKGVVMVSSQGMCLETAMDNAIEIGAEDVEEHEDNLVFTCSPEDFVKVKQGLENLKYTVNYASVDYLPKLSVSISEEEEKQLDVIIKKLEGIDEVIRVHVNV; the protein is encoded by the exons GTTTGCAAATTTGTATTACCCCCAGCTCGATGTGTAGGAAGGGAGAGTGTTACATGCACGATATTACATAGCTCTTTAAAGAAcagcaataataattataatgtggaACTCTGGAGAGGCATGGCAGGACACAGCAAGTGGTCTAATATAAAACACATCAAAGCAAGCAAAGATGCTGAAAAACGAGTGGTGTACAACAAGTACAGTCGCCTTTTGAAAATAGCCATTAAAG AAGGTGGAGGTACAGATCCACACCTGAACTCCAAGCTTGCCAAAGTTATTGAGCTTGCACTTGGCCAGAATATGCAGCGGTCTACTATAAAAAATGTAATAGATACATATCAG AAATCACAAGATAATGCTAAATCAGCCATTATTGAATATAAAGGACCTGGTGGAGTTTTTCTCCTGACAGAAGTTCTAACAGACAATATAACTCGCACCAAGACAACTCTTCATTCTGCAGTGAGAAAGCTCAA TATCCAGGAAGTTAAAGGAAGTATTCGTCATTTATTTGAAGAGAAAGGGGTTGTGATGGTAAGCAGTCAAGGAATGTGTCTGGAGACTGCTATGGATAATGCTATTGAGATTGGAGCAGAGGATGTAGAGGAACATGAAGACAACTTAGTG TTTACCTGCTCACCTGAGGATTTTGTCAAAGTGAAACAAGGCTTGGAGAACCTCAAATATACCGTAAACTATGCTAGTGTTGATTATTTACCAAAACTTTCTGTTTCTATTTCTGAAGAAGAGGAGAAACAATTGGATGTCATCATCAAGAAGTTAGAAGGCATTGATGAAGTAATTCGAGTCCATGTTAATGTTTAA
- the LOC128694740 gene encoding probable transcriptional regulatory protein IL1088 isoform X3 — protein sequence MAGHSKWSNIKHIKASKDAEKRVVYNKYSRLLKIAIKEGGGTDPHLNSKLAKVIELALGQNMQRSTIKNVIDTYQKSQDNAKSAIIEYKGPGGVFLLTEVLTDNITRTKTTLHSAVRKLNIQEVKGSIRHLFEEKGVVMVSSQGMCLETAMDNAIEIGAEDVEEHEDNLVFTCSPEDFVKVKQGLENLKYTVNYASVDYLPKLSVSISEEEEKQLDVIIKKLEGIDEVIRVHVNV from the exons ATGGCAGGACACAGCAAGTGGTCTAATATAAAACACATCAAAGCAAGCAAAGATGCTGAAAAACGAGTGGTGTACAACAAGTACAGTCGCCTTTTGAAAATAGCCATTAAAG AAGGTGGAGGTACAGATCCACACCTGAACTCCAAGCTTGCCAAAGTTATTGAGCTTGCACTTGGCCAGAATATGCAGCGGTCTACTATAAAAAATGTAATAGATACATATCAG AAATCACAAGATAATGCTAAATCAGCCATTATTGAATATAAAGGACCTGGTGGAGTTTTTCTCCTGACAGAAGTTCTAACAGACAATATAACTCGCACCAAGACAACTCTTCATTCTGCAGTGAGAAAGCTCAA TATCCAGGAAGTTAAAGGAAGTATTCGTCATTTATTTGAAGAGAAAGGGGTTGTGATGGTAAGCAGTCAAGGAATGTGTCTGGAGACTGCTATGGATAATGCTATTGAGATTGGAGCAGAGGATGTAGAGGAACATGAAGACAACTTAGTG TTTACCTGCTCACCTGAGGATTTTGTCAAAGTGAAACAAGGCTTGGAGAACCTCAAATATACCGTAAACTATGCTAGTGTTGATTATTTACCAAAACTTTCTGTTTCTATTTCTGAAGAAGAGGAGAAACAATTGGATGTCATCATCAAGAAGTTAGAAGGCATTGATGAAGTAATTCGAGTCCATGTTAATGTTTAA